A genomic segment from Chitinophaga flava encodes:
- a CDS encoding hybrid sensor histidine kinase/response regulator — MAINGKTHILMIDDDEDDFFLVNALLQDISPDQYILQWVSSYREALAVIESRTHDLYLVDYRLGSHTGIDVLHHFRNLGYKAPVILFTGKGDYHIDKEAMQAGAADYLVKSEITAVGLERAIRYTLDKFTHLNVIEKSEKRYFSIFEKSNDAILLADSEHKIVAANPAAMHLLRYEEVTLYNHYLSNLFANEDQIKAFIAQLCSDKGVVQQEYVFRTHQGQLLDVIVNASLLDEKKQLYLCIIQDVTERKRKEQEKQQHEKFAITGRIARLVAHEVRNPLTNILLAVSELKTAELTDTPDGHLYLDIMERNCHRINQLVTELLESTRMSELNMLPQGLNVLIEKTMQLAADRLQLNNILVIKRLEEPDRMIMADEDKLIIALLNIIINGIEAMKAGDGTLTIDSWYESDRVFVRIIDTGSGIPPENLAKLFEPFFTSKTKGTGLGLTATQNIILNHKGTVNVESKLGVGTSFLISFPVIR, encoded by the coding sequence ATGGCTATAAACGGCAAGACGCATATTTTGATGATTGATGATGACGAGGATGATTTTTTTCTGGTGAATGCTCTGTTGCAGGATATTTCACCCGATCAATACATATTGCAATGGGTATCATCTTACAGGGAAGCATTGGCTGTCATTGAATCCCGGACTCACGACCTGTATCTGGTGGATTACCGCCTGGGTAGCCACACCGGTATAGATGTGTTGCACCATTTCCGCAATCTGGGCTATAAGGCCCCCGTTATACTGTTTACCGGCAAAGGGGATTATCATATCGATAAAGAAGCGATGCAGGCCGGTGCAGCCGACTATCTTGTGAAAAGCGAGATTACTGCGGTTGGACTGGAACGTGCTATCCGCTACACATTGGACAAATTCACTCATCTCAACGTTATAGAAAAAAGTGAAAAACGTTACTTCAGTATCTTCGAAAAATCCAATGATGCTATCCTGCTGGCCGACAGCGAACATAAGATCGTAGCGGCCAATCCGGCGGCTATGCATCTGCTCCGCTATGAGGAAGTAACCCTGTATAATCACTATCTCAGCAACCTGTTTGCCAATGAAGATCAGATAAAGGCTTTTATAGCGCAGTTGTGCAGCGATAAAGGAGTTGTGCAACAGGAATATGTGTTCCGTACTCATCAGGGGCAATTGCTGGATGTTATAGTCAACGCTTCCTTGCTCGATGAGAAAAAGCAACTGTATCTCTGTATCATACAGGATGTTACGGAGAGGAAAAGAAAGGAGCAGGAGAAACAGCAACATGAAAAGTTTGCCATCACCGGCCGTATTGCCAGGCTGGTGGCCCATGAAGTGCGTAATCCGCTTACTAACATATTACTGGCCGTATCTGAACTAAAAACGGCTGAACTGACCGATACCCCTGATGGTCATCTGTACCTCGATATTATGGAGCGCAATTGCCACCGTATCAATCAGCTGGTAACGGAGTTGCTGGAGTCAACGCGTATGTCGGAACTAAATATGCTGCCGCAGGGGCTGAACGTGCTGATAGAAAAAACAATGCAGCTGGCTGCAGACAGGTTGCAGCTGAATAATATCCTGGTCATCAAACGGCTGGAGGAACCCGACAGGATGATTATGGCCGATGAAGACAAACTGATCATCGCACTGCTGAATATTATTATCAATGGGATAGAAGCCATGAAGGCGGGAGATGGAACCCTGACCATCGATTCCTGGTATGAATCCGATCGGGTTTTTGTTCGTATAATCGATACCGGTAGTGGTATTCCGCCGGAAAATCTGGCCAAACTATTTGAGCCTTTCTTTACCAGCAAAACAAAAGGTACGGGCCTGGGGCTGACAGCCACTCAGAATATTATCCTCAATCACAAAGGGACCGTGAACGTGGAAAGTAAGCTGGGCGTAGGTACCAGCTTTCTGATCAGTTTTCCGGTGATAAGGTAG
- a CDS encoding CvfB family protein: MIKVGEYNLLRVKKEADFGVYLEGVDQEILLPTRFVPDGTKIGDELEVFLYHDSENRLIATTQKPYGIAGDIVTLKAVSATRQGAFLDWGLMKDLFVPQSQQLTRMVPGQEYLVKIYIDEMTGRVAATEKFDRLLSNENISVKEMDQVDLIIYRRTDIGYVVIINNQHTGILHHNELFRSVEIGDKLKGFIRQIKDDKIDVILGQPGYKRVEDEGEKILRLLHENSGYLPYHDKSTPEEIQEFFGMSKKTFKMTIGNLYKQRKIIFTQTGFKEA, encoded by the coding sequence ATGATAAAGGTGGGTGAGTACAACCTGTTGAGGGTTAAAAAAGAAGCTGATTTTGGCGTGTATCTGGAAGGGGTAGACCAGGAAATACTACTACCCACACGGTTTGTGCCTGATGGCACCAAAATAGGTGACGAACTGGAAGTGTTCCTGTATCACGATTCCGAAAACAGACTGATCGCCACTACCCAGAAACCTTACGGCATCGCCGGTGATATCGTAACACTGAAAGCGGTCAGCGCCACCAGGCAAGGGGCCTTCCTCGACTGGGGCCTCATGAAAGACCTGTTCGTGCCCCAATCACAGCAACTGACCCGTATGGTACCCGGACAGGAATATCTCGTTAAAATATACATCGACGAGATGACCGGCCGTGTGGCTGCCACCGAGAAATTTGACCGACTCCTTAGCAACGAAAACATCAGCGTGAAGGAAATGGACCAGGTAGACCTCATCATATACCGACGCACAGACATCGGTTATGTGGTGATCATCAACAACCAGCATACTGGTATCCTCCATCACAATGAGCTCTTCCGCAGCGTGGAAATAGGCGACAAACTCAAAGGCTTCATCCGCCAGATAAAAGATGATAAAATCGATGTAATACTGGGCCAGCCCGGCTATAAACGCGTGGAAGATGAAGGGGAAAAAATCCTTCGCCTCCTCCACGAAAACAGTGGCTACCTGCCTTACCACGATAAATCCACTCCTGAAGAAATACAGGAGTTCTTCGGGATGAGCAAAAAGACCTTCAAAATGACAATTGGAAATCTTTATAAACAAAGAAAGATCATCTTCACACAAACAGGCTTCAAAGAAGCCTGA